CAAAGCCCTTGATTAGAACAAGGGATGTAGAAAAGGGAAAAATAAATCGAAGAGTGGAGATACGAATTTTATCCAGATAAGATTGAATGTTGGTTCCAACTAGTTGCAGTCGTAGAAGCGCATCATGGTCTAGGTAAAAAACAATCTTTCTTCCTTTGTGGAATTTAAAACAAACTTAATTCTGACGGAATTATCATTTACAATGTTTTTTTGGTGTGAAACGGCGTATTTAGCCCCACATCAAAAAAATAATGTTATGCTTAAAAAATATCCAATTTTTAAATGGACGCTACTTGTCTTAACAGTACTGTTTGTATTGATTCTTTCTTTTGGGCTATGGTTTAAAAGTTTAATTCCTCCTAAGAATACTGAAATAGCAGCTACAAAAATAGAAGACCTACCTTATCTATCGCAAAACATCCTACCGGTACGGGGCAAGATTCTTGCGGTCGTAACAAGTACCAAGACCATGGGGAATAGCGATAAGAGCACTGGCTACGAACTCACCGAGTTGGCCCGTGCGTACTATGTGTTCAAAGCCAACGGTTTTGAAGTGGACATTGCGAGTCCATTAGGGGGAAAACCTCCTGTGGTTATCGATGATGAAGATATGGGCGTATATGATTTTGCCTTTTTAAATGACGCCACAGCTCAGAATAAAGTTGATAACACCATTCCATTAAAAGACGTGGTCAAAGAAAATTATGAAGCAGTTTTCTTTGTTGGGGGCAAAGGAGCAATGTTCGATTTTCCAAAAAATAAAAACATTCAAGACATGGTTCGTGATTATTATCAATCCAATAAAGTTATTGGTGCCGTATGTCATGGTCCAGCGGCTTTGGTCAATGTAACTTTGGACAATGGTCGTTCCCTTTTGGAAAACAAAAGAGTGAGCGCTTTTACCAATGATGAAGAATTGTTGCTTATTCCGGAAGCAGCATCAATATTTCCATTTTTATTGCAAGATAAGTTGATAGCCCAAGGTGCTAGATTCAAGAAAGGGGAGATGTATCTGGATAAGATCAGTCACGATGCCAACTTGGTAACGGGTCAGAACCCTTGGTCCGTTTGGTCAGTTGCGGAAACCATGATAGAACAAATGGGACATAAACCAAAGTTCAGGGAAATTACTGATGAAGAAAATGCGGTCAACATTTTGATTACATATGAGAAATATGGTGCACAAAGCGCAAAGGAACTAATAACGAAAATATTAAAAGACGAGAAAATGCCCATTAATCGAGTTCTCATTGCAAAACATAGCATAATTGCGGCAATGAAAGGAGATATTGGTCGATTTGTTGATATCATAGCCTTAGTCTCTTTTATTAAGCAAATGGAAGCCTAGAAACCAAGATATTGTTAAATTCGAGAAAAATAATAGATTGCCTTTTCTAGATATACTTCTTGTACTGGTTAGTGGTTCTGGGCTCTTGCATGGTATTTTTTTTGCCTTTTACCTATGTTTTTTTAATAAAAAAAGAACAAAATCAAATCTTTTGCTGGGATTGCTATTGATCTTTATGGCATTTCGCGTTGGTAAATCGGTCATGTTATATTTTGGAAATGACCTCGAGCCCATTTTTATATTTGCTGGATTATCCTTTCTTCTGGTCATAGGACCTTTGTTACGATGGTATATTTTGGCAATGACAACATCAGACTTTAAACTACCCAGTTTTTATATATTGGAATTAGCGCCGTTTGTTGTGATTTTTGTCATCAGCTTGTTTGTAAGTAATAATTGGTTCAATGAAAATAATAGCATGGCGGTTGCATTGTTTGCAAGCACAATTATTTTCAGTTATCTACATTTAGCGTGTTACATTTTTCAATCTGGCATGTTGGTGCGTAAGGTTATCAATATCCATACAAAGATGCAACGAACAAAATATCAGATGGTTATAATTCAATGGTTACGAATTCTAATTGTTGGTTTTGGTATGATTTGGATTTCATATGTTTTGAACCTCATAGAGGACACTGTCCCATACATTGTAGGACCTGTTATGTATTCCGTGGTTATCTATTATTTGAGTTACAAGGCATTTAAATTAAACGCTACCCATATAGATGGAACTGTTTTTGCACAGAATGAAAACGTTGCGTTGTTTCAACGTATCCGCGAATTGATGGTTTCTGAAAAATTATATCTAGAATCGGATATTTCTCTGGTTCGTTTAAGTAAGATGGTGGAGAAAAGCACTCAAAAAACTTCAGAAATTATAAACCAATATGCCAAGCGCAACTTCAACGATTTTGTTAATCATTATCGAATTCAAGAAGCGAAAGAAATGCTTTTGGACACTGCCAATAAAAAATATACCATTTCATCGATTGCCTTTGATATAGGTTTTAGCAGCCTATCTTCCTTTAATGTAGCTTTTAAGAAATTTGAAGGTACAACACCATCATTGTATAGAAAGAATAATTCTTGCTAAACTATGGGTTTTACAGTTTTACATCCCATGTCTCGTGAGGCAAAGATGCCGGATTGTAATTGGAACTTTTGAGATTATAAAAACCATTCAATGTTAATAACACTTTTCATAACTAGTTTTCCGTACTAAAAAAATAGGAGATTCTATTTTTTAATTTTATAAATGATTAAAAGGTCATTTATTAATTTATTATGTATTGTCATAATTTCAATGTTGTACTTCAAGAGGTTCCGGGCGAAGTAAGCCTTTGTTTTTCAATTTCTGGGTGTCCTCTGAGGTGCGAAGGATGTCACTCTCCGTTTTTATGGAAGAAGGGAAGTGGTACAAAATTGACCCAAAAACTATATGAAGACATACTCCATAAATATTATGGATTTGCAACCTGTGTTATTTTTATGGGAGGGGAATGGCATAAAAATGAATTGATCAGCAGTTTGAAATATGCCCAAGACAAAGGATATAAAACTTGTGTTTACACGGGTCAAGACCAATTAGATCTAGAAATCTTAAAGCACCTGACCTGGGTCAAGACTGGAAGATGGGACAAATCTTTAGGAGGTTTGGAGAGCAAGACTACCAATCAAGAGTTTATCGAAGTAAAAACAAAAAAACGACTTAATCATCTATTCCTTAAAACTTAAAATCTATGTTACGACTTTCAGACGGTCAAATAGCAAAAAAAATCAACTTTATTAACGATTATTTACATTCAGCCAATGCTGCGGATGGTTCTAAAATGGATGCCAATGCCAATGTAACTTCAAAAAACATTGCGACTATGGAAGCTGAACTAAATAAGGATATTAACATACAGGTGAACCGGGCACTGGTAAAACAAA
The nucleotide sequence above comes from Flagellimonas sp. HMM57. Encoded proteins:
- a CDS encoding type 1 glutamine amidotransferase domain-containing protein, which produces MLKKYPIFKWTLLVLTVLFVLILSFGLWFKSLIPPKNTEIAATKIEDLPYLSQNILPVRGKILAVVTSTKTMGNSDKSTGYELTELARAYYVFKANGFEVDIASPLGGKPPVVIDDEDMGVYDFAFLNDATAQNKVDNTIPLKDVVKENYEAVFFVGGKGAMFDFPKNKNIQDMVRDYYQSNKVIGAVCHGPAALVNVTLDNGRSLLENKRVSAFTNDEELLLIPEAASIFPFLLQDKLIAQGARFKKGEMYLDKISHDANLVTGQNPWSVWSVAETMIEQMGHKPKFREITDEENAVNILITYEKYGAQSAKELITKILKDEKMPINRVLIAKHSIIAAMKGDIGRFVDIIALVSFIKQMEA
- a CDS encoding AraC family transcriptional regulator → MLGLLLIFMAFRVGKSVMLYFGNDLEPIFIFAGLSFLLVIGPLLRWYILAMTTSDFKLPSFYILELAPFVVIFVISLFVSNNWFNENNSMAVALFASTIIFSYLHLACYIFQSGMLVRKVINIHTKMQRTKYQMVIIQWLRILIVGFGMIWISYVLNLIEDTVPYIVGPVMYSVVIYYLSYKAFKLNATHIDGTVFAQNENVALFQRIRELMVSEKLYLESDISLVRLSKMVEKSTQKTSEIINQYAKRNFNDFVNHYRIQEAKEMLLDTANKKYTISSIAFDIGFSSLSSFNVAFKKFEGTTPSLYRKNNSC
- the nrdG gene encoding anaerobic ribonucleoside-triphosphate reductase activating protein — translated: MYCHNFNVVLQEVPGEVSLCFSISGCPLRCEGCHSPFLWKKGSGTKLTQKLYEDILHKYYGFATCVIFMGGEWHKNELISSLKYAQDKGYKTCVYTGQDQLDLEILKHLTWVKTGRWDKSLGGLESKTTNQEFIEVKTKKRLNHLFLKT